From one Trifolium pratense cultivar HEN17-A07 linkage group LG1, ARS_RC_1.1, whole genome shotgun sequence genomic stretch:
- the LOC123920997 gene encoding protein HUA2-LIKE 3-like encodes MAPSRRKGGSKAAAIAAAARQWKVGDLVLAKVKGFPAWPATVSEPEKWGYSTDWKKVLVYFFGTQQIAFCNPADVEAFTEEKKQSLVKRQGKGADFVRAVKEIVDSYEKLKKERQLGEANCGNVADANISNSVINSGASDNSVSCEVTATLPIKSSNSVVDRHDLVCPAEDDSADVLKDESNDKEVSKMELSDNAPSVQSPKPLTYSSRKRSAGDLCPQGFITDRHMPVRRNRSTSRAQNFLFPCNDSGKNAGSQLTNATQGASVRRNQRLRKSPDLAGRNDLDSSASVLNGSLEDKDNSSEILTNDSDEFSLNEGSAMDSNYKHTETIECPEEVELNKGLDLKIKGVVNKKKRNPNRKRATNDSSKSTIKLEEDLGVRNSSQSSQNICGNSEEKCFEQDGDEHLPLVKRARVRMGKSSSTEGELNSIPHAPGKSCKEDINSPPQMITSSNCENGSSADGGSSVLIGTVDNVSPSKTVAPCFENQTGNTKRDQPFCSVDDEAALPPSKRLHRALEAMSANAAEEGQARIEPSSSRMTSIGISAIKTSPDITINNHEGGGLELQKSDACNGNSSHTIVHSLSANSNPMISTENDSSKQVDKLSTRFQAQETGKVVLPCTADHVEELGDFVVCHTTNADLKIQAHKEISPNLDSKCCEVESNQDSPHLSLPPNNEHNIITMNHSNTSSDASEDNGISLHSETDVAKKEIISPRNNIDLPRNEVVISDDTKCLKPAIDDVNRANEMGEVVKEVEREVPEEDLNSVSTSDCPGEKVISGIRSSTSLTDGGDCIPQGSPPNTSICNVSTSDSSNILHNGSCSPDVHLHQKQSLSGPVDESKYGSEATQQSRSMGKSTEAARAALLYFEAMLGTLKRTKESIGRATRIAIDCAKFGIADKVMEILAHNLETESSLHRRVDLFFLVDSIAQFSRGLKGDVCLVYSSSIQAVLPRLLSAAVPPGNAAQENRRQCLKVLRLWLERRILPEPMIRHHIRELDLYSSISAGVFSRRSLRTERALDDPIREMEGMHVDEYGSNSSLQLPGFCMPRMLKDEDDNEGSDSDEGNFEAVTPEHISEAHEMTSTIDKHRHILEDVDGELEMEDVAPSRDVEMNSFCNVDRGNTTALEKNLSLSSAPLPQLAPQCSAPPASAPPPPPPPPPPPPPLPITRLSNSSDPCRSVFNSTGHTESQCMKDNTLCPMAQPSAAPSSSQPISDYHVPEYREMHVPESNSFPVPPPINYRHSDGVSMHNRGHSIRPPRHVPSNQFSFVHGEQHVRHRREVPPPPPYSNRQHFVENMEREHFYHNNHERFKPPPYDYRERWDVPPPYPGPMYHDEDMPSPYGCHPCEPPRIPDHGWRFPPRSMNHRNNMPFRPPFEDAIPVTNRGPNFWRPR; translated from the exons ATGGCCCCTAGCCGTAGAAAGGGAGGCAGCAAAGCAGCGGCTATTGCTGCCGCCGCTCGTCAATGGAAAGTTGGCGATCTCGTTCTTGCTAAAGTTAAAGGGTTTCCTGCATGGCCTGCCACG GTCAGTGAGCCGGAGAAGTGGGGTTACTCCACCGATTGGAAGAAAGTGCTTGTTTACTTTTTTGGAACTCAACAAAT TGCTTTCTGTAATCCTGCTGATGTTGAAGCATTTACTGAGGAGAAAAAACAGTCTCTTGTCAAACGTCAAGGAAAGGGTGCTGACTTTGTTCGTGCTGTTAAGGAGATTGTTGATAGTTAtgagaaattaaaaaaagagagaCAACTTGGTGAAGCTAACTGTGGCAATGTTGCTGATgcaaatatttcaaattctgTTATTAACTCAGGAGCATCTGATAACTCGGTTTCTTGTGAGGTAACAGCTACTTTACCTATAAAATCTTCAAATTCTGTTGTTGACAGACATGATTTGGTATGTCCAGCTGAGGATGACTCAGCTGATGTATTGAAAGACGAATCTAATGATAAGGAGGTGTCAAAGATGGAACTTAGTGATAATGCTCCTTCTGTACAATCGCCTAAGCCACTTACTTACTCTTCTCGAAAGAGATCTGCTGGTGACTTATGCCCACAGGGCTTCATAACAGATAGACATATGCCAGTACGAAGGAATAGAAGCACATCACGGGCCCAAAACTTTTTGTTTCCCTGTAATGACAGTGGAAAGAATGCTGGCAGCCAATTAACCAATGCAACACAGGGTGCATCTGTAAGACGGAATCAACGTCTTAGGAAGTCACCTGATCTTGCTGGCCGTAATGATTTAGATTCATCTGCTTCAGTCTTGAATGGTAGTTTGGAGGACAAAGACAACAGCTCTGAAATTCTCACAAATGATTCTGATGAATTTAGCTTGAATGAGGGTAGTGCAATGGATTCAAATTATAAGCACACTGAAACTATTGAATGCCCTGAAGAAGTTGAGCTGAACAAAGGCCTTGATCTTAAAATAAAGGGTGTGGTCaataagaagaaaagaaaccCAAATAGGAAGAGGGCAACCAATGATTCTTCCAAGTCAACCATTAAACTTGAGGAGGATCTTGGTGTGCGGAATTCCAGTCAAAGTTCCCAGAATATTTGTGGAAATTCTGAAGAGAAATGCTTTGAGCAAGATGGAGATGAACACTTGCCCCTTGTGAAACGAGCGAGAGTCAGAATGGGTAAATCATCTTCCACAGAGGGAGAACTCAATAGCATACCACATGCTCCAGGGAAAAGCTGTAAGGAAGATATTAACTCACCACCGCAGATGATAACATCCTCAAATTGTGAGAATGGAAGCTCTGCTGATGGAGGCTCATCTGTCCTGATTGGAACTGTGGATAATGTTTCTCCTTCAAAGACTGTTGCTCCATGTTTTGAAAATCAGACAGGTAATACTAAGAGAGATCAACCATTTTGCTCCGTGGATGATGAAGCTGCTTTACCTCCATCTAAGCGTCTTCATCGTGCTTTAGAAGCCATGTCAGCTAATGCTGCTGAAGAAGGTCAAGCTCGTATTGAACCATCATCCTCCAGAATGACATCAATTGGTATATCGGCTATCAAGACGAGTCCAGATATAACTATTAATAATCATGAAGGTGGTGGTTTAGAGTTGCAAAAGTCTGATGCCTGCAATGGCAATTCTTCTCATACCATTGTGCATAGTTTGTCAGCCAATTCAAATCCAATGATTTCAACGGAGAATGATTCATCTAAACAAGTGGATAAGCTGTCAACCAGATTCCAAGCACAAGAAACTGGCAAGGTTGTTCTCCCATGTACTGCAGATCATGTTGAAGAACTTGGTGATTTTGTGGTTTGTCATACTACTAATGCAGATTTGAAAATTCAGGCGCATAAGGAAATTTCTCCAAATCTTGATTCAAAATGTTGTGAAGTTGAAAGCAATCAAGATTCACCTCACCTGTCATTACCACCAAATAATGAACACAATATTATAACAATGAATCATTCAAATACATCATCTGATGCATCAGAGGACAATGGAATAAGCCTTCATTCTGAAACAGATGTGGCAAAGAAAGAAATTATTTCCCCTCGAAATAATATTGATCTGCCTCGGAATGAGGTTGTTATTTCTGATGATACGAAGTGTTTGAAACCAGCAATTGATGATGTTAACAGAGCAAATGAAAT GGGTGAGGTCGTAAAAGAGGTAGAACGTGAAGTACCAGAGGAGGATTTGAATTCTGTTTCAACGTCTGACTGTCCAGGTGAAAAGGTTATTTCGGGCATTCGATCAAGTACTTCCTTGACAGATGGGGGAGATTGCATTCCACAAGGTTCACCTCCAAACACATCAATTTGCAATGTTTCTACATCAGACAGTAGTAATATCCTTCACAATGGTAGCTGTAGTCCTGATGTACATTTACACCAGAAACAAAGTTTATCTGGTCCTGTTGATGAAAGTAAGTATGGATCTGAAGCAACTCAACAATCAAGATCAATGGGCAAGTCAACTGAAGCGGCACGTGCTGCTTTGCTGTACTTTGAAGCAATGCTCGGGACGTTGAAAAGAACAAAGGAAAGTATTGGCCGAGCAACACGCATAGCTATTGACTGTGCAAAGTTTGGCATTGCAGATAAG GTCATGGAAATTCTTGCCCATAATCTTGAAACTGAATCAAGTCTGCATCGAAGGGTGgatttgttttttcttgtcGACTCTATTGCACAGTTTTCTCGAGGTTTAAAAG GTGATGTTTGTTTAGTATATTCATCCTCTATCCAAGCAGTCCTTCCTCGACTATTATCTGCTGCAGTTCCTCCTGGAAATGCTGCACAAGAGAACCGTAGGCAATGTCTTAAG GTTTTAAGGCTGTGGTTGGAGAGAAGAATCCTACCGGAACCCATGATTCGCCACCATATCCGGGAATTGGATTTATATAGTTCAATTTCTGCAGGTGTTTTTTCACGACGATCATTAAGAACGGAGAGGGCTTTGGACGACCCTATTAGAGAAATGGAGGGTATGCATGTTGACGAATATGGAAG CAACTCAAGTTTGCAGCTACCTGGGTTTTGCATGCCCCGGATGCTTAAAGATGAAGATGACAATGAAGGGAGCGATTCCGATGAAGGGAATTTTGAGGCTGTCACACCTGAGCATATTTCTGAAGCACATGAAATGACTTCTACAATTGATAAACACAGGCATATCTTGGAAGATGTTGATGGTGAGCTTGAAATGGAAGATGTGGCTCCCTCTCGTGATGTTGAAATGAATTCATTTTGCAATGTTGATAGAGGAAATACCACAGCGCTTGAGAAGAATCTTTCCCTGTCCTCTGCTCCTCTACCTCAGCTTGCACCTCAATGTTCCGCACCACCAGCATCAGCcccaccaccacctcctccaccaccacctcctcctccaccacTTCCCATAACACGCCTTTCAAATTCCTCGGATCCATGTCGTTCTGTATTTAATTCAACAGGTCATACAGAATCACAG TGTATGAAAGACAACACACTTTGCCCTATGGCTCAGCCCTCGGCTGCACCAAGTAGTAGCCAACCTATTAGTGACTATCATGTCCCAGAATATAGAGAAATGCACGTGCCCGAGTCTAACAGTTTCCCCGTACCACCTCCCATAAATTATCGGCATTCTGATGGTGTTTCTATGCATAATAGAGGGCATTCTATAAGGCCGCCTCGCCATGTGCCGTCAAATCAATTTTCCTTTGTTCACGGGGAACAGCATGTGAGACATCGAAGGGAGGTTCCGCCACCTCCTCCTTACTCCAATAGGCAACACTTTGTGGAAAACATGGAGAGAGAGCACTTCTACCATAATAATCATGAAAGATTTAAACCACCTCCATATGATTACCGAGAGAGATGGGATGTTCCCCCACCTTATCCTG GTCCTATGTATCATGACGAAGATATGCCTTCCCCATATGGGTGTCATCCATGTGAACCACCTAGAATACCAGATCATGGGTGGAGATTTCCTCCCCGGTCAATGAATCACAGGAACAACATGCCATTTAGACCACCCTTTGAAGACGCAATTCCAGTTACAAACAGAG GTCCAAACTTTTGGCGGCCTAGGTGA
- the LOC123883610 gene encoding probable glutathione peroxidase 4 has protein sequence MGASQSISENSIHEFKVKDARGKDVDLGKYRGKVLLVVNVASKCNFADANYTQLTQLYTKYKEIGLEILGFPCNQFLRKEPGTSQEAQDFACDKYKAEYPILGKIRVNGKDTAPVYKYLKAQKSGSLGSRRIKWNFTKFLVDENGHVIQRYSPTTQPLAIEDDIKKALRVA, from the exons ATGGGTGCTTCACAATCAATCTCAGAAAATTCTATTCATGAATTCAAAGTCAAG GATGCAAGGGGCAAAGATGTGGACCTTGGCAAGTACAGGGGGAAAGTTCTTCTTGTAGTTAATGTTGCTTCAAAATg taaCTTTGCAGATGCCAATTACACTCAGTTAACTCAGCTTTACACCAAATACAAGGAGATAG GTCTTGAGATATTGGGATTTCCATGCAACCAATTTTTGAGGAAAGAGCCAGGGACTAGTCAAGAGGCACAAGATTTTGCCTGTGACAAATATAAGGCTGAGTATCCCATTCTTGGGAAG atACGTGTGAATGGAAAAGATACAGCACCTGTTTATAAATACCTCAAAGCACAAAAAAGTGGAAGTTTGGGATCAAGGAGAATAAAGTGGAATTTCACTAAGTTTTTAGTTGATGAGAATGGTCATGTCATCCAGCGTTATAGTCCAACCACCCAACCATTGGCCATTGAG GATGATATCAAGAAGGCATTGAGAGTGGCTTGA